One segment of Rosa chinensis cultivar Old Blush chromosome 6, RchiOBHm-V2, whole genome shotgun sequence DNA contains the following:
- the LOC112172192 gene encoding PHD finger protein At1g33420 has product MVVNERAAKRARRKVAADLPDLFTFPPPPESPEAFRDNVRGFLGRHARVTLPSSSLFPSLLTWQIALRVDPAVVLPLDIVEEDVTRSRRSVYCDQCRVVGWSGHPVCRKRYHFIIRSNAESCDSETPFQFQQQQPQQEKWCNSISATAAEDTADDVEEWAYNQLHDNTHLLHAVVHSNGFAHLLTLNGRQGGSTTLSGRHILDLWDRLCQALSVRKVSVMDVSKKYGMEYRLLHAVTHGRSWYGNWGYEFRSGSYALTQDSYHKAVETISTLPLHPFQFQPRRPRTRLQSVIAFYQSFSDARLQTTKDLFTFMLSLIPKSHAPTASKKPKHDTSNVLCVWTANDVQHVQQAMIKLLSAVREPNWVSKRALRGALYKTFSPELLDYSLKHLGGQLVANNMVIETRCNPDSTDVEYRLEPLTVGRSELKPNFPPEQQILGDLKFLYDSILHPDTMLSYAPQAVRENVVDAATKLLDCKQFIKDFKPDKMLAADPSGIHLWCHVQLSDHPKDDFVLPPELIVLPLNATLADLKSEATKAFQEVYAMFKRFEVVELFGCGSINDSITAKLLVGTTGSVDMKGKCPAKHGLNRFRMERGIESWIVDCICGTKDDDGERMLACDTCGVWQHTRCAGIHCSDEIPAKFVCLICMSSYREKNQSTCDSAKEANCVPLSNTTCRAKAAGPDVASNLNMTSSVR; this is encoded by the exons ATGGTTGTGAACGAGAGGGCTGCCAAGAGAGCCAGGAGGAAGGTCGCCGCCGATCTgcccgacctcttcaccttcccTCCCCCTCCGGAGTCTCCGGAAGCCTTCCGTGACAACGTGCGCGGCTTCCTCGGCCGCCACGCGCGCGTCACGCTCCCGTCTTCCTCGCTCTTCCCCTCCCTGCTGACCTGGCAGATCGCCCTCCGGGTCGACCCCGCCGTCGTCCTTCCCTTGGATATCGTCGAGGAGGACGTCACGCGCTCCAGGCGATCCGTCTACTGCGACCAGTGCCGAGTCGTTG GTTGGAGTGGGCATCCAGTGTGCCGAAAGCGATATCACTTCATTATAAGAAGCAACGCTGAGAGTTGTGATAGTGAGACCCCGTTCCAGTTCCAGCAGCAGCAGCCACAACAAGAGAAGTGGTGCAACTCTATTAGTGCCACCGCGGCGGAGGACACTGCCGATGATGTCGAAGAGTGGGCCTATAACCAATTACATGACAACACTCATCTTCTTCATGCTGTCGTTCACTCCAATGGCTTCGCCCACCTGCTTACCCTCAATGGGCGACAAGGAGGTTCCACCACACTCTCCGGTCGTCACATTCTCGACTTGTGGGATAGGCTCTGTCAAGCCCTCTCCGTCAG GAAGGTGAGTGTGATGGATGTATCCAAAAAGTATGGGATGGAGTACCGATTGCTGCATGCTGTCACCCATGGTCGTTCTTGGTATGGGAATTGGGGTTATGAGTTTCGTTCTGGGAGCTATGCTCTCACACAAGATTCATACCACAAGGCAGTGGAGACCATCTCCACCTTGCCCCTACACCCTTTTCAATTCCAACCTAGGAGACCCAGGACTCGCCTGCAATCTGTTATTGCCTTTTACCAATCTTTCTCCGATGCCCGACTCCAAACAACCAAAGATCTTTTTACATTTATGTTAAGTCTAATTCCTAAATCACATGCGCCTACTGCATCTAAGAAACCCAAGCATGACACTTCCAATGTTTTATGCGTGTGGACGGCCAATGATGTCCAGCATGTGCAACAGGCTATGATCAAGCTGCTTTCAGCAGTTCGTGAGCCCAATTGGGTGTCAAAACGTGCTCTCAGGGGTGCATTATACAAGACTTTCTCCCCAGAGCTTCTTGATTACTCCCTTAAACACTTGGGAGGGCAGTTGGTAGCCAATAACATGGTAATTGAGACTCGATGCAATCCTGATTCTACTGATGTTGAATACAG ACTTGAGCCACTGACTGTTGGAAGATCCGAGTTGAAGCCAAATTTTCCACCCGAACAGCAAATCCTCGGTGACCTCAAATTTTTGTATGATTCCATACTCCACCCTGACACCATGTTAAGCTATGCACCTCAAGCAGTGAGGGAGAATGTTGTTGATGCAGCAACTAAGCTTCTTGATTGCAAGCAattcatcaaggacttcaagCCCGATAAAATGTTAGCAGCAGACCCGTCTGGTATTCACCTTTGGTGTCATGTACAGCTTTCAGACCACCCAAAAGATGATTTTGTTCTGCCTCCAGAATTAATTGTATTGCCCCTGAATGCTACTCTTGCTGACCTTAAAAGCGAAGCTACCAAAGCCTTTCAGGAAGTATATGCCATGTTTAAAAGGTTTGAAGTTGTGGAGTTGTTTGGATGTGGCTCTATAAATGATTCAATTACAGCAAAACTGCTGGTTGGAACGACTGGCTCGGTTGATATGAAAGGGAAATGCCCTGCAAAACATGGTCTTAACCGTTTCCGGATGGAGCGAGGAATTGAAAGCTGGATTGTTGATTGCATATGTGGGACAAAGGATGATGATGGGGAGAGAATGTTGGCTTGTGATACTTGTGGTGTTTGGCAGCACACCAGGTGTGCTGGCATTCATTGCTCCGATGAGATCCCTGCAAAGTTTGTTTGCCTGATATGTATGAGCTCATATCGGGAGAAAAACCAGAGCACCTGTGATTCTGCCAAGGAAGCTAATTGTGTTCCTTTGTCCAACACAACTTGCAGAGCCAAGGCTGCTGGTCCGGACGTAGCATCTAACTTAAATATGACTTCTAGTGTACGTTGA
- the LOC112172193 gene encoding vacuolar protein sorting-associated protein 9A produces MEGSSSSPSSSYSSPSSAIFYDFLDRMRNPASLDLVRSIKSFIVSFSFYPANPENDGKRVQEFFATMEDSIRDHPLWAGATDQEVESAMEGLEKYVMTKLFSRTFSSSPEDAKIDLEVSQKIQLLQTFLKPEHLDIPLVLRNEASWLLAEKELQKINAFKAPREKLLCIMNCCKVINNLLLNASMSEKHVLAGADDFLPVLIYVTIKANPPQLHSNLKFIQLYRRQAKLVSEAAYYLTNLVSAKTFISELNAKSLSIDEIEFEENMQAARLTNKETQKEATPTLEEMTTSQDHEDPGPSLRSHDKETRGGSNYPYMDKEAGDLTVGDVERLLSVYKEVVTKYTSLCTAFRQLSLSRIENHVTNIEDRNVSSTQSAETGMNSGQRDGE; encoded by the exons ATGGAGGgatcctcctcctccccctccTCTTCCTATTCCTCGCCGTCTTCGGCCATCTTCTATGACTTTCTCGACCGAATGCGAAACCCTGCTTCCCTCGATCTCGTCCGGTCCATAAAAAG CTTTATTGTATCGTTTTCGTTTTACCCTGCCAACCCTGAAAATGATGGCAAAAGAGTTCAAGAGTTCTTCGCGACAATGGAAGATTCAATTAGGGATCATCCCTTGTGGGCAGGTGCCACTGATCAAGAAGTTGAAAGTGCAATGGAG GGTTTGGAGAAGTATGTCATGACGAAATTGTTCTCCCGGACCTTTTCTTCATCTCCTGAGGATGCAAAGATTGACCTTGAAGTCTCACAGAAAATACAGTTGTTGCAGACTTTCTTGAAGCCTGAGCATCTCGATATTCCGCTAGTTCTACGCAATGAAGCTTCATGGCTG CTTGCAGAAAAAGAGTTGCAGAAAATCAATGCTTTCAAAGCCCCTCGTGAGAAGCTTCTCTGTATCATGAATTGTTGCAAGGTCATTAACAATCTGTTGCTCAATGCATCAATGTCAGAAAAACATGTACTAGCTGGAGCTGATGACTTCCTTCCTGTCCTTATATATGTTACGATCAAG GCCAATCCTCCACAATTACATTCCAACCTCAAATTTATCCAGTTATATCGAAGGCAGGCAAAACTTGTGTCAGAAGCGGCCTATTACCTCACCAATCTTGTCTCAGCTAAAACATTTATCTCTGAGTTAAATGCTAAATCTCTTTCGATTGATGAAATCGAATTTGAAGAGAATATGCAAGCAGCGAGACTGACCAATAAAGAGACACAAAAGGAGGCCACACCCACTCTGGAAGAAATGACAACCTCACAAGATCATGAAGATCCTGGCCCTTCATTGAGATCGCATGATAAAGAAACAAGGG GTGGGTCAAATTACCCCTATATGGACAAAGAAGCTGGGGATTTGACAGTTGGAGATGTGGAGAGGTTGCTGAGTGTGTACAAGGAAGTTGTTACCAAGTATACTAGCTTGTGCACCGCTTTTAGGCAGCTTTCATTATCTAGGATAGAAAACCATGTCACTAATATAGAAGATAGAAACGTCTCATCAACACAATCGGCAGAAACAGGTATGAATTCAGGTCAAAGAGATGGAGAGTGA
- the LOC112168797 gene encoding B2 protein, which yields MSMSNYSKMSSSSVWQLSVTTRKDDVLQYHDDPEVMASREADHDQYQTGTAATRVALIDNQLMQMTTTAAEYSDDEDHNKKDYYYRYGKSSSSNLKNNNNMSYAALKWLEMKLGGVQAVQHNNKSLHYYVQQQQQQSDSESSEMMSSSHDNDYCYYNKQQQVWHKTLPQAEMLPRNEVLGGYIFVCNNETMQEDLHRQLFGLPQKYKDSVRAITPGLPLFLYNYTAHQLHGVFQAVSFGGSNIDPTAWEDKKSKGESRFPAQVRIRAKERCKPLEEDAFRPILYHYDGPKFRLQLSVPEVLALLDLFKEDHRL from the exons ATGTCAATGAGTAATTACAGTAAGATGAGTAGTAGCTCTGTGTGGCAGTTGTCAGTTACTACTCGTAAGGATGATGTACTACAATATCATGATGATCCGGAGGTCATGGCCTCCCGAGAAGCTGATCATGATCAGTATCAAACAGGGACAGCAGCAACAAGAGTAGCACTGATTGACAATCAATTGATGCAAATGACTACTACTGCCGCAGAATACTCAGATGATGAAGATCATAATAAGAAGGATTATTATTATCGTTATGGAAAGAGTAGTAGTTCCAATTTGAAGAACAACAACAATATGAGTTATGCGGCATTGAAATGGTTAGAAATGAAATTAGGCGGCGTGCAGGCtgtgcagcataacaataaGTCCCTTCATTACTATGTgcagcaacagcagcagcagagTGATAGTGAGAGTAGTGAGATGATGAGCAGTAGTCATGACAATGATTATTGTTATTACAATAAGCAGCAGCAGGTGTGGCATAAGACGCTGCCTCAGGCTGAAATGCTGCCTAGAAATGAAGTCTTGGGAGGTTACATTTTTGTATGCAACAACGAAACCATGCAAGAGGATCTCCACCGTCAACTCTTCG GACTCCCTCAAAAGTACAAGGACTCCGTAAGGGCAATTACCCCAGGCTTACCCCTTTTTCTTTACAACTACACAGCCCACCAGCTCCATGGAGTTTTTCAG GCTGTGAGTTTTGGAGGATCAAACATCGATCCAACAGCGTGGGAAGACAAGAAATCCAAAGGAGAATCAAGATTTCCAGCACAA GTTAGAATTCGAGCCAAGGAAAGGTGCAAACCACTAGAAGAGGATGCTTTTAGGCCAATACTCTACCACTATGATGGCCCGAAGTTTCGTTTACAACTCTCTGTGCCTGAG GTGCTTGCATTGTTAGACTTATTCAAAGAAGATCACCGGCTCTAA